From the genome of Malus sylvestris chromosome 6, drMalSylv7.2, whole genome shotgun sequence, one region includes:
- the LOC126626021 gene encoding uncharacterized protein LOC126626021, with the protein MKQKLQLKDDRELEILKAVAQAWYSHSGRSQPMSEFDTRPRNYNGKSPSRFKLEAMRKSSSAGDTKWDFGQSLWDAYEIVAVSKRLETGLVLDELESVARVRQRRRESKHSLRSLFNKISSRRLDEANVPPDDDP; encoded by the coding sequence ATGAAGCAAAAGTTACAGCTTAAAGATGACAGAGAACTTGAAATCCTCAAGGCTGTGGCACAAGCTTGGTACAGCCACTCCGGCCGCTCTCAGCCCATGTCCGAATTTGACACCCGCCCAAGAAATTACAACGGCAAATCTCCATCCCGGTTCAAGCTTGAAGCAATGAGAAAATCATCATCAGCTGGTGATACAAAATGGGATTTCGGGCAGTCACTATGGGATGCTTATGAGATTGTGGCCGTTTCGAAAAGGTTAGAGACAGGGCTAGTCCTTGATGAGTTGGAGAGTGTGGCACGAGTCCGTCAGAGGCGTAGGGAGAGCAAGCACAGCCTTAGAAGTTTATTCAATAAAATATCTTCAAGAAGATTGGATGAGGCTAATGTTCCCCCAGATGACGATCCATAA